The genomic region GTAACTCGGGATGTTACCGATGATGACTGTACGGTTCCCGGAAATATCCACTGTCTTGGCCTCGCCAGTCTCGTCTACGTAGCGCACCTTAGTCGCCTTGAGATGGTACGAGCGGTCGGCAAAGAAGCGGCGCACATAATGCAGTTTGTTAAAAAAAACGGAATTCGAGGCGATAACCCCCGTCGCGCGGTCCTGGTTGAAATCATGCGCAATACGGGCATCGATGCCGCCAGAAAAATAATTCGCCATGGCGAGTTTCCCGTTTACCTGCCACAGGTCGAACGGGCGCGGGCGCGCAAGAAGGAGCCTGCGGACCAGGAACAACAGCCCGCGGTCGACAAAGGGTTTGTACAAGTGCAACACACGGGCAAGATCGTTGCCTGTCCCGAGCGGGATAAGGCCGATTTTCACCTTGTTCGCATAACCACTCAAAAGCATCGTGGAAAGGACTGCCGACACGGTTCCGTCACCGCCGACAGCAATCAGGGTTTCTGTGTTGGACAGAGCCTCTCGGGTCTGTTCTTCCATCCTATCCTTGTCGGTGAATTCGGCCTTCCATTCAGAGTCCGCGTGATTCATGGACTCCATGATTTCAGGGAGGAACTTATAGATGACCTTGCCCTGGCCGCCACCGCTTATCGGATTGATGAGAAAAAAGAACTTGTACACAATCTACCTTTTCTACCCAAAAGATATAAAAATCATTCCCCTTTCAACAATTCGTCCTTGATTTGGAGGTAATGCTGGGCGTTTTCCTGTGCCTTGCGGATTTCGTCTTCGGTAAGGCTCCGCACGACATGCGCCGGAGTGCCCACGATAAGCGAACCTTCCGGGAATTCCCTATCTTGCGTAACGAGCGCCCCTGCCCCGACAATGCAGTTGGACTTGATGTGCGCCCCGTCCATCACAATGGCCCCCATGCCAATAAGCACGCGGTTTTCGATGGTGCAGGCATGCAGCACGGCGTTATGCCCGACAATCACGTCGTCGCCGATATGGACACCGACTCCCGTGGAGAGATGGACCGTCACATTGTCCTGGATGTTGGACCTCTGCCCGACGCGGATTTCGGCAAGGTCGGCCCTGAGAACCGCATTATAGAACACGGAAGAATCGTCGCCGATTTCCACATGACCGATAAGGCGTGCGCCCTCGGCAATAAACACACGTTCACCAATCTTGGGAGTCTTTCCCTTGTATTCGATTAAAGAAGCCATACATCTAATGTACATAAAAAAAAAGCATACGATAAGCTACTTCCCCCCAAAAACAGGCCGTAACAATTAAATAA from uncultured Fibrobacter sp. harbors:
- a CDS encoding diacylglycerol kinase family protein; this translates as MYKFFFLINPISGGGQGKVIYKFLPEIMESMNHADSEWKAEFTDKDRMEEQTREALSNTETLIAVGGDGTVSAVLSTMLLSGYANKVKIGLIPLGTGNDLARVLHLYKPFVDRGLLFLVRRLLLARPRPFDLWQVNGKLAMANYFSGGIDARIAHDFNQDRATGVIASNSVFFNKLHYVRRFFADRSYHLKATKVRYVDETGEAKTVDISGNRTVIIGNIPSYASGSNPFFDSDMADGLLDLVIVPNMFNFLSSIAFGSVPVIGYLFKKFVQKSIKVQSVQIELDPQEFLQLDGEDVSGKLGDQVVIKFASQVQMLSLGA
- a CDS encoding gamma carbonic anhydrase family protein — protein: MASLIEYKGKTPKIGERVFIAEGARLIGHVEIGDDSSVFYNAVLRADLAEIRVGQRSNIQDNVTVHLSTGVGVHIGDDVIVGHNAVLHACTIENRVLIGMGAIVMDGAHIKSNCIVGAGALVTQDREFPEGSLIVGTPAHVVRSLTEDEIRKAQENAQHYLQIKDELLKGE